One segment of Pseudomonas pohangensis DNA contains the following:
- the rfbD gene encoding dTDP-4-dehydrorhamnose reductase, which produces MKILLLGKNGQVGWELQRALAPLGELVALDRQGENGLCGDLTDLEGLRKTIRSLQPDVLVNAAAYTAVDKAESEPQLAGLINAQAPQVMAGEMHKLEGWLVHYSTDYVFDGSGELPWTETAHPAPLNCYGLSKLLGEQAIQASGCRHLILRTSWVYAARGGNFARTMLRLAAEREQLKVIADQLGAPTGAELIADVTAHALRCALSKPDLSGVYHLAAAGEVSWHGYASYVIEQARAAGKQLAVQQINAIPGSEYPTPARRPHNSRLDCSKLRDTFGLTLPEWQSGVSRMLNEIQGH; this is translated from the coding sequence ATGAAGATTCTGCTGCTGGGCAAGAACGGCCAGGTCGGCTGGGAGTTGCAACGGGCGCTGGCACCCTTGGGTGAGCTGGTCGCACTGGATCGCCAGGGCGAAAATGGTCTTTGCGGTGATCTGACCGACCTTGAAGGTTTGCGCAAAACCATCCGCAGCCTGCAGCCGGATGTACTGGTCAATGCAGCGGCCTATACGGCCGTAGACAAGGCCGAAAGCGAACCGCAGCTGGCCGGCCTGATCAATGCGCAGGCTCCGCAAGTCATGGCCGGGGAGATGCACAAGCTTGAAGGCTGGCTGGTGCATTACTCGACCGACTATGTGTTTGACGGCAGTGGCGAACTGCCCTGGACTGAAACCGCGCATCCGGCGCCACTCAACTGCTATGGCTTGAGCAAGTTACTGGGCGAGCAGGCTATTCAGGCTTCAGGCTGCCGTCACCTGATTTTGCGTACCAGCTGGGTATATGCCGCGCGTGGCGGCAATTTCGCCAGAACCATGTTGAGGTTGGCGGCCGAGCGCGAGCAGCTCAAGGTGATTGCCGATCAGCTGGGCGCGCCTACCGGTGCAGAGCTGATCGCGGATGTCACTGCCCACGCGCTGCGCTGCGCCTTGTCAAAGCCAGACCTGAGCGGTGTGTACCACCTCGCAGCGGCGGGTGAGGTTTCATGGCATGGTTATGCGAGCTATGTGATCGAACAGGCCCGGGCTGCCGGCAAACAGTTGGCGGTGCAGCAGATAAACGCGATTCCCGGCAGCGAGTACCCGACACCGGCCCGTCGCCCGCACAACTCGCGACTGGACTGCAGCAAGTTGCGTGATACTTTTGGTCTGACTCTGCCGGAATGGCAATCAGGCGTATCGCGCATGCTCAACGAAATTCAAGGACACTGA
- the rfbB gene encoding dTDP-glucose 4,6-dehydratase has protein sequence MKILVTGGAGFIGSAVIRHIIGNTADSVVNLDKLTYAGNLESLAEVSGSQRYAFEQVDICNRAELDRVFAEHQPDRVMHLAAESHVDRSIDGPAAFIETNIVGTYMLLEAARQYWLALDGTRKAAFRFHHISTDEVYGDLEGPQDLFLETTPYAPSSPYSASKASSDHLVRAWLRTYGLPTLVTNCSNNYGPCHFPEKLIPLVILNALDGKPLPIYGKGNQVRDWLYVEDHARALYKVVTEGEVGETYNIGGHNEKQNIEVVHTLCDLLDELRPRADGQSYRTQITHVQDRPGHDLRYAIDASKIQRELGWVPLETFESGIRKTVEWYLHNTEWVAHVKSGAYQQWLETNYAGRSVKP, from the coding sequence ATGAAAATTCTTGTCACTGGCGGCGCCGGCTTTATCGGCTCTGCAGTTATTCGGCACATCATCGGCAATACCGCTGACAGCGTGGTGAATCTGGACAAACTGACCTATGCCGGCAATCTGGAGTCGCTGGCAGAGGTCAGCGGCAGTCAGCGCTACGCCTTCGAACAGGTGGATATCTGCAATCGTGCCGAACTGGACCGGGTGTTTGCCGAGCATCAGCCGGATCGGGTCATGCATCTGGCGGCCGAGTCCCATGTCGATCGCTCCATCGATGGCCCGGCGGCTTTCATCGAAACCAACATCGTCGGCACCTACATGCTGCTGGAAGCGGCGCGCCAGTACTGGCTGGCTCTGGACGGAACGCGCAAGGCAGCCTTCCGTTTCCACCATATTTCCACCGACGAGGTATATGGCGACCTGGAAGGGCCGCAGGACCTGTTCCTCGAAACCACACCCTATGCACCCAGTTCGCCCTATTCGGCGAGCAAGGCCAGTTCCGATCACCTGGTGCGGGCCTGGTTGCGTACCTATGGCCTGCCGACCCTGGTGACCAATTGCTCGAACAACTACGGCCCCTGTCATTTCCCGGAAAAACTGATTCCGCTGGTGATCCTCAATGCGCTGGATGGCAAGCCATTGCCCATCTACGGCAAGGGTAATCAGGTGCGCGACTGGCTGTACGTCGAGGACCATGCCCGCGCGCTGTACAAGGTGGTCACCGAGGGCGAAGTAGGCGAGACCTACAACATCGGCGGACATAACGAGAAGCAGAACATCGAGGTGGTGCATACCCTGTGCGACCTGCTCGATGAGTTGCGGCCCCGCGCCGACGGCCAGTCCTACCGGACGCAAATCACCCATGTGCAGGATCGCCCCGGGCATGACCTGCGCTACGCCATCGATGCCTCGAAAATCCAGCGCGAACTGGGCTGGGTGCCGCTGGAGACCTTCGAATCCGGCATTCGCAAGACCGTCGAGTGGTACCTGCACAATACAGAGTGGGTAGCGCATGTAAAAAGCGGTGCCTACCAGCAATGGCTGGAGACCAACTACGCCGGGCGCAGTGTGAAACCATGA
- a CDS encoding DEAD/DEAH box helicase: protein MFSQFALHERLLKAVAELNFTEPTPVQLAAIPPAVEGRDLRVTAQTGSGKTAAFVLPMLNRLMGRAQPRVRIRVLILLPTRELAQQTLREVERFSQFTFIKSGLITGGEDFKVQGAMLRKVPDVLIGTPGRLIEHLNAGTLDLKQVEMLILDEADRMLDMGFAEDLERLTSECVNRQQTLLFSATSGGNGLRDIVGKVLRDPLHLKLNLVGELNEGTRQQIITADDMAHKERLVQWLLANETYQKAIIFTNTRVQADRLYGRLVAAEVKAFVLHGDKDQKDRKLAIDRLRQGGTRVLVATDVAARGLDVDGLDLVINFDMPRSGDEYVHRIGRTGRAGGEGLAISLICHNDWNLMSSIERYLKQRFERRVIKDLKGSYQGPKNLKASGKAVGVKKKKTAAKKNATQKPKPSAKSPSKRKQPSGLISQDGLAPLKRKLPAVE from the coding sequence GTGTTTTCCCAATTTGCCCTGCACGAACGTCTGCTCAAGGCGGTGGCCGAGCTGAATTTTACCGAGCCGACGCCCGTTCAGTTGGCGGCTATCCCGCCGGCCGTAGAAGGCCGGGACCTGCGGGTTACCGCGCAGACCGGCAGTGGCAAGACCGCAGCCTTTGTGCTGCCAATGCTCAATCGCTTGATGGGTCGGGCCCAGCCGCGGGTGCGCATCCGCGTACTGATCCTGTTGCCGACCCGCGAACTGGCACAGCAGACCCTGCGCGAGGTGGAGCGGTTTTCCCAGTTCACCTTCATCAAGTCCGGGCTGATTACCGGTGGTGAAGACTTCAAGGTGCAGGGCGCCATGCTGCGCAAGGTGCCGGATGTGCTGATCGGCACACCGGGACGGCTGATCGAACATCTCAACGCAGGTACTCTGGACCTCAAACAGGTCGAGATGCTGATCCTCGATGAAGCCGATCGCATGCTCGACATGGGCTTTGCCGAGGATCTCGAGCGCCTCACCAGCGAGTGCGTCAATCGCCAGCAAACCCTGCTGTTCTCCGCGACCAGTGGCGGCAATGGTTTGCGCGACATAGTGGGCAAGGTGTTGCGCGATCCATTGCACCTCAAGCTGAACCTGGTCGGCGAGCTCAACGAAGGCACCCGCCAGCAAATCATTACCGCCGACGACATGGCGCACAAGGAGCGGCTGGTGCAATGGCTGCTGGCCAACGAGACCTATCAGAAGGCGATTATTTTCACCAACACCCGGGTGCAGGCCGACCGTCTGTATGGCCGGCTGGTCGCCGCTGAGGTGAAAGCCTTCGTGCTGCACGGCGACAAGGATCAGAAAGACCGCAAGCTGGCGATCGATCGGCTGCGTCAGGGCGGCACCAGGGTGCTGGTGGCCACCGATGTGGCCGCACGCGGTCTGGATGTGGACGGGCTGGACCTGGTGATCAACTTCGATATGCCGCGCTCCGGTGATGAGTATGTACACCGCATTGGCCGCACCGGGCGTGCCGGCGGGGAAGGGCTGGCCATTTCGCTGATCTGTCACAACGACTGGAACCTGATGTCGAGTATCGAGCGCTATCTGAAGCAACGCTTCGAACGGCGAGTGATCAAGGACCTCAAGGGCAGCTATCAGGGGCCGAAAAATTTGAAGGCCTCCGGCAAGGCAGTCGGGGTAAAGAAGAAAAAGACCGCTGCGAAGAAAAACGCGACCCAGAAGCCGAAGCCTTCGGCCAAAAGTCCGTCCAAACGCAAGCAACCATCCGGACTGATCAGTCAGGACGGCCTGGCACCGCTCAAACGCAAGCTGCCTGCAGTAGAGTGA
- a CDS encoding GspE/PulE family protein, whose product MTSVISNRRELLNFLKHHRPLSDCNHSLGMLLLESGALNFEQLQQALTYQHQHPDKGRLGQILIDLGMLTQERLSQTLAEQLGIPHVNLEQFELDTECSRSLPESLARHYQVVPLLMDGERLVVATPDPTNQDLQHLLGFASGKTIETLQAGRSEVEQAINRVFASATVEDLPENETGDVLLSVHQMKVLAEDKPTVRFVDSLLDEAISRRASDIHLRPGEHEVGVLLRVDGRLQEIRRIKRSHLPAIVSRIKIIGGMNIAEHRLPQDGRHMVRGAERNIDLRLSIMPTVHGESVVIRVLDTGQSLKGLDQIGFNAEDVTRFRNLISHNQGIILVTGPTGSGKSTTLYAALNAIKATGVNIITVEDPVEYQIEGIRQIQVKPQIGYTFARALRHILRHDPDVIMVGEIRDQETAMMATESALTGHLVLSTLHTNSAATTVTRLLEIGIAPYLLNASLLGVLAQRLVRRNCPECLQEEQVPDHVRAALGLAATERFYVGSGCPHCHNSGVSGRVAAYELLEVTPAMRALIQPSVSSQNIEQQAIADGMRPLTQSALQLAREKTVSLAEVYRVRLE is encoded by the coding sequence ATGACATCCGTGATCAGCAATCGCCGCGAACTACTGAATTTCCTGAAACATCATCGACCGCTGAGTGACTGCAATCACAGCCTCGGCATGCTGTTGCTGGAAAGCGGTGCACTCAATTTCGAACAATTGCAGCAGGCCCTGACCTATCAGCACCAGCACCCGGACAAGGGACGCCTCGGGCAGATTCTCATCGACCTTGGCATGCTCACCCAGGAGCGCCTGAGCCAGACCCTGGCCGAGCAACTGGGCATTCCGCATGTCAATCTTGAACAATTCGAACTGGATACCGAGTGCAGTCGCAGCCTGCCCGAAAGTCTGGCCAGGCACTATCAGGTGGTGCCTCTGCTGATGGATGGCGAGCGTCTGGTTGTCGCCACCCCCGACCCGACCAACCAGGACCTGCAGCACCTGCTGGGTTTTGCCAGCGGCAAAACCATCGAAACCCTGCAAGCCGGCAGGAGCGAAGTCGAACAGGCGATCAACCGGGTATTTGCCAGTGCCACGGTGGAAGACCTGCCGGAAAACGAAACCGGCGATGTGCTGCTGAGCGTGCACCAGATGAAGGTGCTGGCCGAAGACAAGCCGACCGTGCGCTTTGTCGACAGCCTGCTCGACGAAGCCATCAGCCGCCGCGCCTCGGACATTCACCTGCGCCCCGGCGAGCATGAGGTGGGCGTTCTGCTGCGGGTCGATGGCCGCCTGCAGGAAATCCGCCGCATCAAACGCAGCCACCTGCCGGCGATTGTCAGTCGGATCAAGATCATCGGCGGCATGAATATCGCCGAGCACCGCTTGCCCCAGGATGGCCGGCACATGGTGCGTGGCGCCGAACGCAACATCGACCTGCGCCTGTCGATCATGCCCACCGTGCATGGCGAAAGCGTGGTGATCCGGGTCCTGGATACCGGCCAGAGCCTCAAGGGCCTCGACCAGATCGGCTTCAATGCCGAAGACGTGACGCGCTTTCGCAACCTGATCAGCCACAACCAGGGCATCATTCTGGTCACCGGCCCCACCGGCTCGGGCAAAAGCACCACGCTCTACGCCGCGCTGAACGCCATCAAGGCCACGGGGGTGAACATCATCACCGTGGAAGACCCGGTGGAGTACCAGATTGAAGGCATTCGCCAGATCCAGGTGAAGCCGCAGATCGGCTATACCTTCGCCCGCGCCTTGCGCCATATCCTGCGCCACGACCCGGACGTGATCATGGTCGGTGAAATACGCGATCAGGAAACCGCCATGATGGCCACCGAAAGCGCCCTCACCGGCCACCTGGTGCTCTCGACCCTGCACACCAACAGCGCGGCCACCACCGTGACCCGCCTGCTGGAAATCGGCATCGCCCCCTACCTGCTCAACGCCAGCCTGCTCGGCGTACTGGCGCAGCGGCTGGTGCGGCGCAACTGTCCCGAGTGCCTGCAGGAGGAACAGGTGCCGGATCACGTTCGCGCAGCCCTGGGGCTGGCTGCCACGGAGCGCTTCTATGTCGGTAGCGGTTGTCCGCACTGCCACAACAGCGGGGTTTCCGGCCGGGTTGCCGCCTATGAACTGCTGGAGGTCACACCGGCCATGCGCGCCCTGATCCAGCCTTCGGTGTCGTCACAAAACATCGAACAGCAGGCCATTGCCGACGGTATGCGCCCACTGACCCAAAGCGCCCTGCAACTTGCGCGGGAAAAGACGGTCTCATTAGCCGAGGTTTATCGCGTGCGACTTGAGTAA
- a CDS encoding anti-virulence regulator CigR family protein — MKKTVLLVIGATALTLCLAAQADSKQKNNSSGYDNSDQSSSQQKQSGKQQQNKNQHQNQKTNQNQQKNKNSHQDGDNHKKKKNNNDDDDGGKNKNKNKNKKHNYQQDYQRDYSDIHRSFEQYKGKHGGFQSLPPGISKNLQRGKPMPPGIAKKFDPDMASQLPHYPGYEWQRAGTDAVLVNTTNQVVQEVMRGVLE; from the coding sequence ATGAAAAAAACAGTTTTGCTGGTTATTGGCGCCACTGCACTGACCCTGTGCCTTGCCGCACAAGCGGACTCAAAACAGAAGAACAATTCATCCGGCTATGACAACTCCGACCAGAGCAGCTCCCAGCAAAAGCAGTCGGGCAAGCAACAGCAGAATAAAAATCAACACCAGAACCAAAAAACCAACCAGAACCAGCAGAAAAACAAGAACAGTCATCAGGATGGTGACAATCACAAGAAGAAGAAAAACAACAACGATGACGATGACGGCGGCAAGAACAAGAACAAGAACAAGAACAAGAAACACAACTACCAGCAGGACTATCAGCGCGACTACTCCGATATTCACCGCTCGTTCGAGCAATACAAGGGCAAGCATGGCGGCTTCCAGAGCCTGCCGCCGGGTATCAGCAAGAACCTGCAGCGCGGCAAGCCCATGCCTCCGGGTATAGCGAAGAAGTTCGATCCGGATATGGCCAGTCAGCTACCTCACTATCCGGGTTATGAGTGGCAACGCGCAGGCACGGATGCGGTGCTGGTCAACACTACCAATCAGGTGGTTCAGGAAGTCATGAGGGGTGTACTGGAATAG
- a CDS encoding cupin domain-containing protein: MQINADLHQRVVIDSHSVAWQPSPLPGVERRPLERMAAESGRATSIVRYAAGSSFKAHEHPLGEEIFVLQGTFADEHGVYPAGTWLKNPPGSRHAPSSPDGCLLFVKLCHMTDADTNSECIDTLQGQWLPGQVEGLSVLPLDSVGSTHTSLVRWAPGTHFAPHRHMGGEEILVLEGVFQDELGVYPAGTWIRSPHGSAHKPFSETGCLIYVKVGHL; this comes from the coding sequence ATGCAAATCAATGCCGATCTGCACCAGCGGGTAGTCATCGACAGCCACAGCGTGGCCTGGCAGCCTTCGCCGCTGCCCGGCGTGGAGCGCCGGCCGCTGGAGCGCATGGCGGCGGAGAGTGGCCGTGCCACCTCCATCGTGCGCTATGCCGCAGGCTCGTCGTTCAAGGCCCATGAGCATCCGCTGGGCGAGGAGATTTTCGTGCTGCAGGGCACCTTTGCTGATGAGCACGGTGTTTATCCGGCAGGCACCTGGCTGAAAAATCCGCCGGGCAGCCGGCATGCACCGTCCAGTCCGGACGGTTGCCTGCTGTTCGTCAAGCTGTGCCATATGACTGACGCGGATACCAATAGCGAATGCATCGACACGCTGCAGGGGCAATGGTTGCCGGGGCAGGTTGAAGGGCTGTCGGTGTTACCGCTGGACAGTGTCGGCAGCACCCACACCTCGCTGGTGCGCTGGGCGCCGGGCACGCACTTCGCGCCGCACCGGCACATGGGCGGCGAGGAAATCCTCGTGCTTGAAGGGGTGTTTCAGGATGAACTCGGCGTTTACCCGGCCGGCACCTGGATCCGCAGCCCGCACGGCTCGGCGCATAAGCCATTTAGCGAAACCGGGTGTCTGATCTATGTGAAGGTCGGCCATCTTTGA
- a CDS encoding DUF924 family protein translates to MADSCEEILRFWFAETPAARRWKKDAAFDALITRRFAALHERATRCELFAWRISARGRLAEILLLDQFSRNMFRDSAQAFAHDALALALAQEAVALGADQQLDAEQRSFLYMPYMHSESLLIHQQAVELFRRNGFSNNLEFEMKHKAILERFGRYPHRNAVLGRESTAEERLFLQQPGSSF, encoded by the coding sequence ATGGCTGACAGTTGCGAGGAAATACTGCGGTTCTGGTTTGCAGAGACACCCGCCGCCCGGCGCTGGAAGAAGGATGCCGCTTTTGATGCGCTGATTACCCGGCGCTTCGCGGCGCTGCATGAACGTGCAACGCGCTGCGAGCTGTTTGCCTGGCGGATTTCTGCGCGCGGGCGACTGGCTGAAATCCTGCTGCTCGACCAGTTTTCCCGCAATATGTTTCGCGACTCTGCACAGGCCTTTGCCCATGATGCGCTGGCGTTGGCGCTGGCCCAGGAAGCGGTGGCGCTGGGTGCGGACCAACAGCTGGATGCCGAACAGCGCAGCTTTTTGTACATGCCCTACATGCACAGCGAGTCGTTGCTGATTCATCAACAGGCAGTCGAGTTGTTCCGGCGCAACGGCTTCTCGAACAATCTCGAGTTTGAAATGAAACACAAAGCCATCCTCGAACGCTTCGGCCGTTACCCGCATCGCAATGCCGTGCTGGGGCGGGAATCAACCGCTGAAGAACGGCTGTTCCTGCAGCAGCCGGGTTCGTCGTTCTAG
- the rarD gene encoding EamA family transporter RarD: MNLSGRGIFLSVIASALFAVFPGYVLLLAPLDGMQIFAQRVVWSIPAVLLLVVLSGQSAVLLKSLQRLRREPLLALALPVAAALVGVQWALFMWAPLSGKVLDMSLGYFLLPLVMVLTGRLFYGERLRPLQALAVACALLGVAHELWLTRAFSWVTLVPALGYPPYFMLRRWMQMNAFSGFTFEVLLMLPLAIWLIASFGLADVYTRAPQLWWLLPGLGVLSALAFGAYMAASRLLPMGLFGILSYLEPMLLFAVAVLFLGERFDLAQLWTYLPIWLAVILIGIDSGRMLHKQSRRLL; this comes from the coding sequence ATGAACCTGTCTGGGCGCGGGATTTTCCTGTCGGTCATCGCTTCTGCGCTGTTCGCGGTGTTTCCCGGCTATGTGCTGCTGCTGGCACCTCTGGATGGCATGCAGATTTTTGCCCAGCGTGTGGTCTGGTCGATCCCGGCCGTGCTGTTGCTGGTGGTGCTCTCCGGACAAAGCGCGGTGCTGCTCAAGAGTCTGCAGCGACTCCGGCGTGAACCGTTGCTGGCCCTGGCGTTACCGGTTGCGGCGGCGCTGGTGGGCGTGCAGTGGGCCTTGTTCATGTGGGCGCCGTTGAGTGGCAAGGTGCTGGATATGTCACTGGGCTACTTTCTGCTGCCGCTGGTCATGGTGCTGACCGGGCGGCTGTTTTATGGCGAACGGTTGCGCCCGTTGCAGGCACTGGCGGTAGCCTGCGCGCTGCTGGGCGTGGCCCATGAGTTGTGGTTGACCCGGGCGTTTTCCTGGGTGACGCTGGTACCGGCGCTGGGTTATCCGCCGTACTTCATGCTGCGGCGCTGGATGCAGATGAATGCCTTCTCCGGCTTCACCTTCGAGGTGCTGCTGATGCTGCCGCTGGCGATCTGGCTGATTGCCAGCTTCGGTCTGGCAGACGTGTATACCCGGGCGCCACAACTGTGGTGGTTATTGCCCGGGCTCGGGGTGCTGAGCGCCCTGGCGTTCGGCGCCTATATGGCGGCCAGCCGGCTGTTGCCCATGGGCCTGTTTGGCATTCTCAGCTATCTGGAGCCGATGTTGCTGTTTGCCGTGGCGGTGCTGTTTCTCGGTGAAAGGTTCGATCTGGCACAGTTGTGGACTTACCTGCCGATCTGGCTGGCGGTAATTCTGATCGGTATCGACAGTGGCCGCATGCTGCACAAGCAATCACGACGGCTGCTCTGA
- a CDS encoding FMN-dependent NADH-azoreductase — MSRILVIESSARQQGSVSRQLTEQFIAQWRHAHPADEVQVRDLASEPVPHLDADLLGGWMKPAAEQTPAEQQALQRSDLLTEELLAADVLVLAAPMYNFAIPSTLKAWLDHVLRAGKTFKYSETGPQGLLTGKRAFVLTARGGIYAGGSLDHQEPYLRQALGFIGIHQVDFVHAEGLNLGADSMEKGLGKAREQLARVA; from the coding sequence ATGTCACGCATTCTGGTTATCGAAAGCAGCGCCCGCCAACAGGGTTCCGTTTCCCGTCAACTCACCGAACAGTTCATTGCACAATGGCGCCACGCCCATCCAGCGGATGAAGTGCAGGTGCGCGACCTGGCCAGTGAGCCGGTACCGCATCTGGATGCCGATCTGCTCGGTGGCTGGATGAAACCCGCTGCGGAGCAGACCCCGGCAGAGCAGCAGGCGTTGCAGCGCTCCGATCTGCTGACCGAAGAGCTTTTGGCTGCCGATGTGCTGGTGCTGGCCGCGCCAATGTACAACTTCGCCATCCCCAGTACCCTGAAAGCCTGGCTCGATCACGTGCTGCGTGCCGGCAAAACCTTCAAATACAGCGAAACCGGCCCACAGGGCCTGCTGACCGGCAAGCGCGCTTTTGTGCTGACCGCGCGCGGTGGCATCTATGCCGGCGGCTCGCTGGATCATCAGGAACCTTACCTGCGTCAGGCGCTGGGGTTTATCGGCATCCATCAGGTGGACTTCGTGCATGCCGAGGGGCTGAATCTCGGTGCTGATTCGATGGAGAAGGGCCTGGGCAAGGCGCGGGAGCAGCTGGCCCGGGTTGCCTGA